One window of the Chelonoidis abingdonii isolate Lonesome George chromosome 3, CheloAbing_2.0, whole genome shotgun sequence genome contains the following:
- the LOC116821181 gene encoding ras-like GTP-binding protein rhoA yields the protein MGPVLKKVTVVGDVACGKTCLLLAFCKEQIPKCYEQTVFETYICDTEVDGKSMKLMLFNVAEQRQGDYQHFRSLFYAGTNVILMCFSVDRPNAVQNILDIWIPEVKQFCPTAPIVLVATKKELRNDEGVLERLATLEQEPIKMEEGKAWAASIGAYAYLECSAKMKDGIERVLQIIGQAAIQDGTKKKRKHHGFFRLL from the coding sequence ATGGGTCCTGTTTTGAAAAAGGTAACTGTCGTGGGAGATGTTGCCTGTGGCAAAACATGCCTCTTGCTTGCCTTCTGCAAGGAACAGATTCCCAAATGCTATGAGCAAACGGTGTTTGAAACCTACATCTGTGACACTGAGGTTGATGGGAAGTCGATGAAGCTGATGCTTTTCAATGTAGCAGAGCAGCGCCAAGGTGATTATCAGCACTTCCGTTCATTGTTCTATGCAGGCACAAATGTCATCTTAATGTGCTTCtcagtggacaggccaaatgcCGTGCAGAACATCCTTGACATTTGGATTCCGGAGGTCAAACAGttctgccccacagctcccattgttctGGTGGCTACCAAGAAAGAACTAAGGAATGATGAGGGTGTGCTGGAAAGACTTGCTACACTGGAACAAGAGCCAATAAAGATGGAAGAAGGAAAAGCCTGGGCTGCTAGCATTGGGGCATATGCCTACCTGGAGTGCTCTGCGAAGATGAAAGATGGCATTGAAAGAGTCTTGCAGATTATTGGTCAAGCTGCAATACAAGATggaacaaagaagaaaagaaagcacCATGGGTTCTTCAGATTGTTGTAA